AAAATTGCTCACAACATGTACTCCAAACATAGCATCTGGCCACCAAGGTGGCAATGGAAGTTCTCTAAACTTTTCATCGACCAAATCGAAGGCAACAATGGTATCTTTGTGGCCCATCCAATGAATAGCTCCATTTGCAGACACACCAAGTTGAACAAAACATATGAGATCGTAGTCCATCTTTCTACCATTTCTCCATCCAATGAACTGCCAAGAGTGTATAACTGAACAATTCCATAATTTGGGTCTCCCTTGTCTCTACTGAttctaacaaccttgtactcattggttgaaGGACTGTAACCAAATCCAGCCAAGAAGTCTTTTCCTTCAAATTTTGGAATCACAGTATACTCTCTTGTGATGGGATTACAGATATAAGCCGGTTGCATATTGTGACAATTTCCAAGGTATGCACTGAAACAAACTAAACCATTACATGAATTAAGGATATCATAATACTCAAATGGAGGTGTTACATTGATCCTTGTTGTTCTAGTAAAACGGTTTAAATTCTCATCGTACTCGGTATAATAAAACGGTTCTTT
Above is a genomic segment from Papaver somniferum cultivar HN1 chromosome 10, ASM357369v1, whole genome shotgun sequence containing:
- the LOC113319256 gene encoding F-box protein At3g07870-like, yielding MGNFNMLPKEIMLEIFSRAPAESVIECKSVSKSWRNLLQRPSFPQMHLNHLNDPDAAHDSGNLSLIFYTKWLLGKEPFYYTEYDENLNRFTRTTRINVTPPFEYYDILNSCNGLVCFSAYLGNCHNMQPAYICNPITREYTVIPKFEGKDFLAGFGYSPSTNEYKVVRISRDKGDPNYGIVQLYTLGSSLDGEMVERWTTISYVLFNLVCLQMELFIGWATKIPLLPSIWSMKSLENFHCHLGGQMLCLEYML